A window of Sorex araneus isolate mSorAra2 chromosome 3, mSorAra2.pri, whole genome shotgun sequence genomic DNA:
tttttaatttcatctaccaaattctttattagtgGCTCTTCTGTTTGTAACTTtcatatttctgctctcatttcttcctgtattttattggctgtccattttactttctctttcatatcctcctttaatttactggatgcctgttccaccatatatttgagctcattgaacaccctcaacatttcatcttgaattctttattggagagattgtatttgtgggtattccctattgaggcttctgggctcttttcttcatccactcatcaTGATGGTGATCTGCGCAGTTTCTTCTTGTTGCTGTAGTATTATGGAGGTGGATCCTCCAGTTCACTATAAGTGCCCTCCTCTCACTGCAAGGGAGGATTCTGGATGAACTAGGTCACTGGTGGTCTCCTTTATCCACTTTAAGAATGTGAACTTCTCTTCGGTGcacctctgtgacttatgtggggTCTCTAGTGCAGTTTccggggatgtgttcttttaaattaggcttgttcagattcttgtgttcaccataactttggtgagtttggggagtattttgattggctAATGACTATTGACCTAGTGTGTTTGGTATGGCCAGGCTGCCTTCgtaagaattaggtaatggaagTTTTGATATGAGTTCAAAGCACAAAGATAGAAGAAAACAACTGTGGCTGCTTGAGTGGCTGCCTCCCCGGAGGCCACAGCCCCCCTAGCCACTGTACCTGTGGGGGAGGAGCCGTGTTGGTTCTGGTCTTGTAGTAGAGTTCTACTTCTGATGCACTTCTGAAACTGCACCTCAGCCAAGGAGCATTTCCAGTTCCCGGTGGCTGCTTGCTTGGCATGCTGCCCCAGAGTCTCAGCAAAAATTCAATTCAGTTGAgaatgaaatattatataaaattaatgagaATAAAAACTGCAAGGGAGTACTACAGTCTAAAAGACACGTTATAATGTGGAAAGAATAAATCTGTCTGACACATACAAAATCTAAACAAATTTGCCAGCACTTAAGAAACACTAAAAGGAAATATTCCATCcaatatgcaaattaaaaatctatataaaGTTAAAGACAAGGtcatatttctaatttaattttagtttaatttaggtaagatggttacagtagttttaaaatatatggtattgatgtataaagttactgcaccttcccCCTAACATTCTACAATCTTTTATCACTGTCCCCACATCACCCAAAGTCTAGTCTCATTTCTCCCTACCCCTACTAATTCTCCATGGgagttttaattaagaaaataacaaattcaaGAAATTACAAATCTGGTTGCATAAATCAGCATCACTAGTGAAATTATCAatggtttgtcattgttcaatacaGTTTTTCCCTTATTTAGTTTAtctatattttacagatgaatgAGATTATTTGATATTTGTTCCTCCTCTtctgggcttaatcctggctcatgcactcaggaatcactcctgacagtgtgggggggaccatatgggatgctggaaatcaaacccacgtcggctgtgtacaaggcaaatgccctacccactgtgctatcgctccagccccgggctttTTGTGTGTGCAACATTCAGTGAAAAATATTGACTAGCCTTATTTCTAAATGTCAGCAAATGAGTGgtcattttaatttcagtttgaaatatttataattaatatattctcaataaaattttaatgtcagCTACTGCTGACTTTATATTCCTTGTCTTAAAAAAGATATTATATAACTCAACTATTAAAATTcaatatcactttattttttgccatatttattttctgttataaacacaagttcttcaaagaaatagagtgattaataatgttgaaatatttctttttcttaaactgaaaaagaaaacagatttccATATTAGAGGTGACCTGTAAAATATCACTTGTTAGTAAGAATGACCTGCATATATTCACATCTGcatgtctttaaataaaaatatgcgcAACCCATGCAGATACTTGTATTTTAGGTAATCATATTCCCTAGTTatccttttaaatatatataaaggaagCTGAATTTTATCTCACATCATGAGGGCTTAATTAAAGTTAGTTTGTactgccaataaataaataaatatgtgtagtATGAATGATTAGTACTGAAACATaattcaggtttctttttttttttttttggttgttgaagtAGAAAATCTTTGAGGCAGTAACACAGATCAAAGCTAGGGTGCTCGCCAAACTTCTTTAAATTACTTTACATGGTTGTTTTTAGTTTTAGATTCTTACTTTGTTTATATGTTAATGATACTTAGttttctccaaataataatagtgagtttttttgttgaaatattgaatgtaatcaaaataaagtgaatgtaaagtgaaatttatcagttaaacaggtggtgtggggggctagggagttGGGAGGGTacggggaggtatactgtgattcttgctggtggaatatgtgcactggtgaagggatgggtgttcgagcattgtataactgggacttaaacctgaaagctttgtaactttccacatggtgattgaataaaagaataaatttttaaaaatgatactttggggggacggggtggagctatactgtgattcttggtggtggaatgtgtgcactggtgaagggatgggtgttcgagcattgtataaatgagacttaaacctgaaaactgtaactttccacatggtgactcaataaaaaaatttaaaaaaaataaaataaaaatgatacttaGTTCAATTTACATGTTATGGAATATGATTTGGAAGACTGTTTCCATATAAATTAATTGTACTTGTCTCTTTGATTTTCAATATTTGGCCTATAAATTCTTCATAGGAATATTCTGCTTTCAAagttatctgtagcactgtaacactgtcatcccattgttcatcgatttgctggagcggacaccagtaacgtctccattgtaagacttgttgttactgtttttggcatatagaatatgccacaggtaccttgccagccttccatgtgggtgggatactctcagtagcttgccaggctctccaaaagggatggaggaagcaaacctgggtcagctgtgtgcaaggcaaatgccctacctgctgtgctgtgctatcactccagagttATCTACTCTTTACAaaatacaatagccaaaatatggaaacaaaacaagtgccctgaaagagatgactggttaaagaaactttggtacatctacacaatggaatactatgcagctgttaggagagattaagtcatgaaatttgcttataaatggatagacatggagagtatcatgctaagtgtaatgagtcagaaagagagggacagacatagagggatatcactcatttgtggagtataaaataagatcacatgagtctgacacccaaggacaataggtacaagggccagaggaattgacccagagctggaagactacttcatgagcagatgggagaaggcagatggaatagagaagggatcactgagaaaatgatggctagacgAACCAGCTGGGGTGGGAGATTCATGCTGAAAccaaataatggaccaaacatgatgacctctcagtgtcgtgttacaaactataatgcccaaaagtagagtaagagtgtatggggaatattgtctgccatagaggcaggaggagggtggggatgggggggtatacccgcgatattggtgtggggaatgttcactggtggagggatgggtatttgatcattgtgagattgtaacccaaacatgaaagcttgtaactatctcatggtgattcaataaaattaaaaaaaaaatttaaaaatacattcaatGTTATGTCTTTCATGCCCTAGTTACTTCTTAAGCTACTGATCATTATTCTAGGCCCATTCTCACTGAAACTCCAGAAATGTCAGGATTATATAAACATATGCAAGAGTATCTGGGGTTTGAGTTCAGGATCTAGCTCTGCTAGGAAATTGCTTAACCTCACCAAGTCATATAGTTTCATTCAGAGTTTTATTCAGGATACTTTATCCTTTCTCCAAAATGAGACtccttaaaataaaagattttcaaTCACATTTCATAtatcttaatttgtttttttatcctATGAATCTGATGCTTTATAGTTAGAATTTTCAGATACCCTATACTTTACCTTTTTTTGAGAATGAAATGTGTTCCattgtatttctaaaatatatacattattattttaaattcctttcatACAACTTTTGATTTAGTCCTTTCTCACCCtgcttattttttgcattttatagatattttaatttcattaacaaGTTTATTGGCTTATAAAATACAGATAACAATTGTATATCTTAATTTTTCCTTGACACAATTTTATAGTGTGTAtatcatacataaaataaaaattgataactATAATGATTGAATATCTTTATtaccctaaattaaaaaattttaatttcaaatttatatgCTTAGTTTTCAAAGTGTTTCTCACTCAAAGTTACCATTTAGTGAGATTGTGCACACTTATGTATGTGAACACTTTACTAAaagatgcacatatatatatgtacacacaaaaaatacctgttttttttttgtttatttttttgttctttgcttttggggtcacacccggcaatgcacaggggttactcctggctctccactcaagaattactcctggcagtgctcaggggaccatgtgggatgctgggaatcgaacctgggagtcctagtgcaaggcaaacgccctacccactttgctattgctccagacccaaaaaACCATTTTATACACATGTATTATGTGATGGGAAATCTTATCTTCCATTTtgttatttaaacattatttatttattcatttatttatgctcTTTAGGTCACAGTTGGCgaagtacaggggttactcctggctcatgcaatcaggaatcacttctggtggtgctcagaggatcataagaGATGCCgtgaattaaacccaggtcaggtgcatgcaaggcaaacgccctactcactgtgctaaggctccagccccaagattctcTTAAGATCTATTGAGATTAAAAAGGGGTTATgtcgctactccatgaaatcaaagaggacatgaggaaatggaaacatataccctgctcgtggatagggagaatcaatgttgtcaaaatggcaatactccctaaagcattatacagattcaatgcgatccctataagtatacccatgacattcttcaaagaaatggatcaagcaatcctaaaattcatatggaataacaaacgtccaaggatagctaaaacaattcttgggaaaaagatgatgggaggcatcaccatccccaacctcaaactttactacaaagcagtaacaattaaaacagcatggtactggaacaaaggcagacccacagaccaatggaacagggtggaatatccctacacacaaccccaaatgtatgaccatctaatctttgataagggagcaagagatgtgaagtggagcaaggaaagcctctttaacaaatggtgctggcacaactggacaaccacatgcaaaaaaatgggtttagaccttgacctgacaccatgcacaaaagtcagatcaaaatggattaaagacctcaacattagaccacaaaccataaggtacattgaagacaaggtcggcgaaaccctccacgatattgaagataaaggtatcttcaaaggtgacacggaactaagcaatctagtaaaaacagagatcaacaaatgggactacattaaactaaaaagcttctgcaccgcaagagatacagtgaccagaatacaaagactatccacagaatgggaaaggatatttacacaatacccatcagataaggggttgatatcaatggtatataaagcactggttgaactctacaagaagaaaacatccaaccccatcaaaaaatggggccaagaaatgaacagaaactttaccaaggaagaaatacgaatggccaaaaggcacatgaaaaagtgctctgcatcactaatcatcagagagatgcagatcaaaacaactttgagataccacctcacaccacagagactagcacacatccaaaagaacaaaagcaaccgctgttggaaaggatgtggggagaaagggacccttcttcactgctggtgggaatgccgactgattcagcccttctggaaaacaatttggacgactctcaaaaaattagatattgaattcccatttgacccagcaataccactgctgggaatatatcccagagaggcaaaaaagtacaatcgaaacaacatctgcacatgtatgttcatcgcagcactgtttacaatagccagaatctggaaaaaacccgaatgccccagaacggatgactggttgaggaaactttggtacatctatacaatggaatactatgcagctgttagaaaaaaggaggtcaagaattttgtagttaagtggatgggcatgaaaagtttcatgctgagtgaaatgagtcaggaagagagagacagacatagaaagattgcactcatctatggtatatagaataacagagtgggagactatcacccaagaactgtagaaataagtaccaggaggttgactccatggcttcgaggctggcctcacgttccggggaaagggcaactcagagaagcgatcaccaactacattgtagtcgaaggccatgtgggggaagggagttgcgggctgaatgagggctagagactgagcacagcggccactcaacacctttattgcaaaccacaacagctaattagagagagaaaacagaagggaatgccttgccacagtggcagggtggggttggggggagatgggattggggagggtgggagggacactgggtttacgggtggtggagaatgggcactggtgaagggatgggttcccaaactttgtatgagggaagtataagcacaaaagtgtataaatctgtaactgtaccctcacggtgattctctaattaaaaataaataaatttaaaaaaaaaataaaaataaaaaggggttATGTGCATATGGCCAACCTTGTATTCAATCTGCATAGTCCATGAGCATTGCCTAGGGCCAAGACCTACATCTGGTGGTCTCAGGACTCCCTAAGTAGTGCTTCAAATTTCTCTGAAAGTTTTTTAAGATGACTATTTCAAACAAATCTTCATCACAATCTTTGAAAttctagaaaacataaaatatacttggaaattgttgatctttttttttttttttttttttgctttttgggtcacacccggcgatgctcagggcttactcctggctctgcactcaggaattacccctggcggtgctcaggggaccatatgggatgctgggaattgaacccgggttagccacgtgaaaggcaaacccctaactgctgtgctatatgaCTCCAGCCCTGATTGTTAATAATTTTCTGTGAAGGAATAGAAAATTTATCCTTGAGACATTGAGAACATCTACAAATATTTGAAGAAGCCTCATGTTGGAGtacaaattaatttgttttatttaaccaAAGATAGTAAGACCAGGAAAAAACTTTAGCAATAAATTGAACTGTATCATAATGTAGTGGACTCTTACATTAGAAGAAATTACCCAGAGGCTTCATCATTTTTAAGATTGTGTGATAATTTTACTGACAGGAAGGCATTATTGAatgaaagttatttaaaataaaattatcctttGTATGCTTATATAccaacaggcttttttttttaaagaactgctttttttttactCTTGAATTGTTTATCTTTTGACAAACATAATTATCCCCACTGCAGGGTGAATACAGCTCTCTGAAGAGTAACTTTTCACTTCCCCAATGAAatctttttcttggaaaaaaaagtgGTGGCTTTATATAGCCTTGCCTAAAGACACAGTAATTGTACAGAGAGAGGAGTGAGTGGACCTCTAGCTACCTAAGGAAAAAAACCATGACTCCTGCATAGCTTAGTGCTGGGATCAAGCTAAAATTCAAGTGAAGACTGTTCCAAATGTTTTGGTATGAATATTTATAGCAAACATTATGAAACAATTTTCAAACACTGGAAAATCAAATTGggagaaaaataaggaagaattAGGATGTATATTTGAAAGAGGTTACTTTGGTTTCAGATTCCTAATTTTGATACTGCCTACTAGAAGCAAATAAGCAACTAGAAGATAGTCAAGAGGGGGTTATTTTGTCTCAAACAAATTTGGAACCTGTCTGGAAGAGGCAAGTTCCAGTTCTCTGCTTCAGTGTCTATATGAATCTCTCACTGCATCAGTATAGGGCAGCTCTGATTGTTATTGGATCAGTGTcttaacaaaggaagtgtgcTCTCACCATTATTTACCTCTTCTACACTTTCTATCTACAGAATATTTGCTTGGAATGAAGGAACAACTGCCAATGTAGAGAACTAATTGATAAAGTCCCCCTTTTTTGCTccgttttgctttgttttgtgcttCCAAACATTATGTAACCACTATTATAAGacaaattaatgaaaagaaaaattctgcatGTTTATAGCTTCATAATTTTATTGACATGTCAGAGATACTATGTATTAGTGTTAGATAATTTATCTGTATCAAACTTGGTTTATCACCaggaatgagaatttttttttatggcaTTTGATGATCTGAAAAATATGTCTACTTTGAGATATATTGATAATATAAAAGTGAATGATTTATTCAGGAAGAAGTTCCTGGGTGCTCTGTACAAGGCTCAGGGAAGTCTTAGTGAGTTTTATAAACTCCATATTTAAGTTTCACACTTAGAATTTTAGAGGTGAAAATAGCCCTATGGTAAACTAGTTTTCTCTTCTCAGGTAAGTCACATAACCACAAAGGACTATGTGTTGCTAAGGACACCTCCCTAattattacaaagaaaataaaccttAACATTGCACCTGGTCTGTTCTACTTGGATTGGGAACTCAATATGATATTAGTATGGAAAGAATTTGCTGGTTCTTATctatattttgaaaagtaaaagcTGATCAACATTattaattaaatgtatttttaacaaattttaataacAAGATGATCATTAAAAATGTAACTTTAGCTTACACATtagcaattttttctctttctctttttcctcctctttcactctcccttccaattttctcatttctcttttaatgttattttatcaaattatcaTATCAGGCTCTGCAATGGGTTGAACAGTATAATAAGTTCCTTATGTtgtcaaattttatatttaaaaactgaacCCCTTTTGGAACTCCTTTAGGCTAAGAAATGGCactctttttcctttaaatacaCACCAGTTTTGGCCCAAATTTTTCTCAAAAAGATAATAACCCTGTGATTAATTGAGAGGTTATATTCTTGAGTTACTTTACTTTGTGCACTAtactaaaaactattaaaaactatatattataAATCAAATACGAAGATGGAGCTCTTGTAAGAGGAAGACGTGGTGCatagtgaaataaatattttatacattttaaatgagtTAAATTTGTTTAactaaagaaatttttcttttagatgtttaaaaatttattatagtagcactgcactgtaacactgtcatcctgttgttcatcgattagctggagcgggcaccagtaatgtctccaatgtaaGAATTtttgttaccggttttggcatatcaaatacatcgaatacaccacggatagattgccaggctctggcaatTTATCATAGTAGGTCGATTTAAATGAATTACATTACTGTGTATTATTTGGTACTCAGGGCAGAGCTAAAATGTTCCCTGAACAATCTGAGTTTTAGTAGAGGTTTCTTTGGGGCtcaatgctaagtgaaatgtcataaaatagaaaagagaaagtttaggggctggagtgatagcacagcgggtagggtgtttgtcttgcactctgccaacccgggttcgattcccagcatcccatatggtcccctgagcaccaccagagaaaattcttgagtgcaaagccaagagtaacccctgtgcaccaccgggtgtgactcaaaaaaaaaaaaagaaaagtttaaacaTGACATAGAATTTCTCGTTTGAGAACCTATTATATATTCAGAATTCATTACGTGCAGTTATATgtaacagtgatatatataatatgaatcaTTACAGTTATATATATTACTGAAAAACATCATCTTTCTGAaggtatttattttagtttagatcATCTGGTGTTTACGATGAGATTAAAGTAAGGTGATTAAGTTTAATCTTTATGTAACAGAAGGTGAACTTTGATTAACTGTTGTTGAAGACACATATGAAGTACAGTtgggcttcaaaaatctcaggataTCTCTATTATCTCCTCTTTGTTAATATGGCTTGACGTTCCTACTAAGTTTCCTTACCACTGTCAAACACTTTATGGTCCTCAGTCTCAAGGACATCTAGTTCACTCTATCTTGTACTCCAGGATAATTGCATGCTTATTTTTTCCTGATTTGCTTTTGCAACTGCATTCTATTTCTCCTTGGTATACTCTCTCCTCCAGCAAGGCTATCCCACCCATATCTCCCTGTGTGTGTCCCTcaaatttttactttgattatcTCTAATCCTGTTATTCTTGAAATGTACTTAGCTTTGATGAATGAAAGAATGAGGAATGAATATGTTCAATTAGTCATGTGAAAGATTTGAGAActggaatattttgaaaatttttagctTTATGATTAGTGACTCAGTGAAACcttttttttatcagtttatcATAATTACTTCCTCTTGTTAATAATGATAATATGCTGCCTatgatattttgtttctttaaaatttttatagggCTTTTCTATCTTCCACAGCATTATAGAATCCATAACAAGTTTTCTCTTTTCATACTTCTGCAACATTCCATGAACCTATATCTGTGAATTAAGATACAGGTAACTAAATggatatattacattaaattttaattgaaagtttATAATGCTTGTGTTGCATATTTATTATACACAGGAAAAATCATagtgatatttttcttattatctttTATTCAGATAACTATAGACTGGACACATGGCTCATACAAATGAATCAGTGGTATCTGAATTTGTGCTCCTGGGACTCTCTAATTCATGGGAACTTcagattttcttgttttcctttttctttttagtatatTTGGCATCAGTGCTGGGAAACattcttattattgttattattttgtcagACTCTAATTTGAACACTCCTATGTACTTTCTGCTCTGTAATCTTTCTTTCATTGATATTTGCCAATCTAATTTTGCTACACCCAAGATGCTTTTTGACTTCTTTGTAGAACATAAAACAATCTCTTTTGAGGGATGCATGGCCCAGATATTCTTTCTTCATAGTTTTGTTGGGAGTGAGATGATGTTGCTTGTAGGTATGGCATATGACAGATTTATAGCCATTTGTAAGCCCCTGCATTATAGCACAATTATGACTCAAAAACTTTGTATAATTTTCGTGATTATTTCCTGGTCTGTGGGTATTCTTCATTCTGTGAGTCACTTGGCTTTTACAGTGGATCTGCCTTTCTGTGGCCCCAATGAAATAGATAGCTTCTTTTGTGACCTTCCCCTGGTGATAGAGTTGGCTTGCACGGATACATATGAAATGGATATTTTGACTTTAACTAATAGTGGCTTAATATCACTGGGTTGTTTTCTGGCTTTAATTGTTTCATacaccattattttgaaaactGTCAGGCAGAAGTCCTCCAGTGGATCATCCAAGGCACTTTATACACTTACTGCCCACATCACagtggtgattcttttttttgggccttgcatttatttctatatatggCCTTTTAGCAGACTTCCTGTGGACAAGTATCTTTCAGTTTTCTACACTGTTTGTACACCCTTATTAAACCCCATTATCTACTCTCTGAGGAATGAAGATTTTAAATCTGCTGTGCGAAAGTTGAGAAACCGTCATATTAGCTCATGGAAAAACTAGGGTTTTCAGTGAGGATGCATGATCCTGAATAGGAAAGAAGAACCTCCACTGTATTCCAGTTATGCCAATATTTTTTGCTAATATGTGTTACTGAAATATTGAATTGGATATTTTTAGTAAAAGAGAATGATACCAAACTAATTTCTGTTCTACTATATAAATTTAAGCAataatttttcattgttgttaATTCTAAACTACAAAttatcttgaaaatatttattaagctttaaaatcacttaaaataatttagattccAATGAACATAAATGCAGAATATTACCAAAGTTTATTGTCTTCAATTGAagatatatttttgtaatttgcAATCAGAATGTAGAAGTAAATTGAGTCTCTAATATGTTTAATGTGTTTCAAATATTGagttatttgtaaaaataataatttaaacaaagaTTGTTACCTCATTAATATGCATTTGttagtttttattaatattttgattatatattCATTTGTTAATAATTATTCCTGTGTGGTATTGTTTCAgtacttttctgtttccttttatgTAACTTAAGATGTATTTCTGTACattataattcaatattttttctt
This region includes:
- the LOC101539595 gene encoding olfactory receptor 4K1, producing the protein MAHTNESVVSEFVLLGLSNSWELQIFLFSFFFLVYLASVLGNILIIVIILSDSNLNTPMYFLLCNLSFIDICQSNFATPKMLFDFFVEHKTISFEGCMAQIFFLHSFVGSEMMLLVGMAYDRFIAICKPLHYSTIMTQKLCIIFVIISWSVGILHSVSHLAFTVDLPFCGPNEIDSFFCDLPLVIELACTDTYEMDILTLTNSGLISLGCFLALIVSYTIILKTVRQKSSSGSSKALYTLTAHITVVILFFGPCIYFYIWPFSRLPVDKYLSVFYTVCTPLLNPIIYSLRNEDFKSAVRKLRNRHISSWKN